The Cellulomonas sp. S1-8 genome has a window encoding:
- the menE gene encoding o-succinylbenzoate--CoA ligase: MDRPLRDVPAQARDLVTALVAALDGTGPAVRALDEPVPGPASRVPADVAVVVRTSGSTGHPRDVMLSAAALRASADATAARLAGPGSWLLALPVHHVAGLQVLLRALLAGREPTTLPAGPFRAPVFTGAALAATDGPGPHYTSLVPTQVVRVLDDPDATAAALAFDAILVGGAACPPPLLARARAAGLRLVTTYGMTETCGGCVYDGRPLDGVEVAVDAEHRIALTGPTLATGYLHRPDLDATTFVTTGGRRWLRTADRGRLDDGLLHVLGRLDDVLVSGGVKVDPLAVEEVVAGFADVREVCVVGVPDQHWGQSVVAVVVTRDGAVPPLTALRTAVASALGPASAPRQVVVVDELPMRGPGKPDRRAVARLATQRMTSPPPTAP, encoded by the coding sequence GTGGACCGGCCGCTGCGCGACGTGCCCGCGCAGGCGCGGGACCTCGTCACCGCGCTGGTCGCGGCGCTGGACGGCACCGGCCCGGCGGTGCGGGCCCTCGACGAGCCCGTCCCCGGGCCGGCGTCCCGCGTGCCCGCGGACGTCGCGGTGGTGGTGCGGACGTCCGGGTCGACCGGTCACCCGCGGGACGTGATGCTGTCCGCGGCGGCGTTGCGCGCCTCCGCCGACGCGACCGCGGCCCGGCTCGCGGGCCCGGGCTCGTGGCTGCTGGCGCTGCCCGTGCACCACGTCGCGGGTCTCCAGGTCCTCCTGCGGGCGCTGCTGGCCGGTCGGGAGCCGACGACGCTGCCCGCGGGTCCGTTCCGCGCCCCCGTCTTCACGGGCGCCGCGCTCGCCGCGACCGACGGGCCCGGTCCGCACTACACCTCGCTCGTGCCGACGCAGGTGGTGCGCGTGCTCGACGACCCGGACGCGACCGCCGCGGCCCTCGCGTTCGACGCGATCCTCGTGGGCGGTGCCGCCTGCCCCCCGCCGCTGCTCGCCCGCGCCCGCGCCGCGGGGCTGCGCCTCGTCACCACCTACGGCATGACGGAGACCTGCGGCGGCTGCGTGTACGACGGGCGCCCGCTGGACGGTGTCGAGGTGGCCGTCGACGCGGAGCACCGCATCGCGCTCACCGGCCCCACGCTCGCGACCGGCTACCTGCACCGGCCCGACCTCGACGCGACGACGTTCGTCACGACGGGCGGTCGGCGCTGGCTGCGCACCGCCGACCGCGGCCGCCTCGACGACGGCCTGCTGCACGTCCTCGGCCGGCTCGACGACGTGCTCGTGTCGGGCGGCGTGAAGGTCGACCCGCTGGCGGTCGAGGAGGTCGTCGCGGGCTTCGCGGACGTGCGCGAGGTGTGCGTCGTCGGTGTGCCGGACCAGCACTGGGGGCAGTCCGTGGTGGCGGTCGTCGTGACGCGGGACGGTGCGGTGCCGCCGCTGACGGCGCTGCGCACGGCCGTCGCGTCGGCCCTCGGGCCGGCCAGCGCACCACGGCAGGTCGTCGTCGTCGACGAGCTGCCGATGCGGGGCCCCGGCAAGCCGGACCGCCGGGCCGTCGCGCGGCTCGCCACGCAGCGCATGACGTCGCCCCCGCCGACCGCCCCTTGA
- a CDS encoding 1,4-dihydroxy-2-naphthoate polyprenyltransferase, with amino-acid sequence MATATDWVAGARPRTLPAAVAPVLVGTGAAAQAGDAHVGRALLAAGVALALQVAVNFANDYSDGVRGTDVDRVGPMRLTASGAAPPRQVRGAAFAAFAVAGVLGLWLVALSGSWWLLAVGALAVVAAWTYTGGRRPYGYLGLGEVGVFLFFGLVAVLGTTYTQVAGVTWPSVVGAVAIGMLACALLMANNLRDVPTDVLVGKRTLAVRLGEHRARRVYAVTVVAPVLLGAVCAIVAPWSLLVLLLLAPAVVLAVAVLAGARGIALVPVLGGTGLLELAFGVLLGLGLAL; translated from the coding sequence ATGGCCACCGCCACCGACTGGGTCGCCGGTGCGCGACCCCGCACCCTGCCCGCCGCAGTCGCGCCCGTGCTCGTCGGGACGGGCGCCGCGGCGCAGGCCGGTGACGCGCACGTGGGGCGGGCGCTGCTGGCGGCGGGCGTCGCGCTCGCGCTGCAGGTGGCCGTCAACTTCGCCAACGACTACTCCGACGGCGTGCGGGGGACGGACGTCGACCGGGTCGGGCCGATGCGGCTCACGGCCTCGGGCGCCGCCCCGCCGCGGCAGGTCCGGGGGGCCGCGTTCGCCGCGTTCGCCGTGGCCGGCGTGCTCGGGCTGTGGCTCGTCGCGCTGTCCGGGTCGTGGTGGCTGCTGGCCGTGGGCGCGCTGGCCGTGGTCGCCGCGTGGACGTACACGGGCGGACGTCGTCCCTACGGGTACCTGGGACTCGGCGAGGTCGGCGTGTTCCTGTTCTTCGGCCTCGTCGCGGTGCTCGGCACCACGTACACGCAGGTCGCAGGGGTGACGTGGCCGTCGGTGGTCGGCGCCGTCGCGATCGGGATGCTCGCGTGCGCGCTGCTCATGGCCAACAACCTGCGCGACGTGCCGACGGACGTGCTGGTCGGCAAGCGGACCCTCGCGGTGCGCCTCGGTGAGCACCGCGCGCGCCGCGTGTACGCCGTGACGGTCGTCGCCCCCGTGCTGCTCGGGGCGGTGTGCGCGATCGTCGCACCGTGGTCGCTGCTCGTGCTGCTGCTGCTCGCCCCCGCCGTGGTGCTGGCCGTCGCGGTGCTCGCCGGGGCGCGCGGCATCGCGCTGGTCCCCGTGCTCGGCGGGACGGGTCTGCTCGAGCTGGCGTTCGGCGTGCTGCTGGGGCTCGGCCTGGCCCTGTGA
- a CDS encoding DUF4229 domain-containing protein, producing MPVVVYSVLRLALFLAVTGVLWWAGMRSWLAPVLGALLAFALSYVLLTRQRDAAALHLATRAERRRAGAGLGARARADADAEDAEIHRSPSPHDSDA from the coding sequence GTGCCTGTCGTCGTCTACTCCGTGCTGCGCCTCGCCCTCTTCCTCGCCGTGACCGGCGTCCTGTGGTGGGCCGGGATGCGGTCGTGGCTCGCCCCCGTGCTGGGCGCCCTGCTCGCCTTCGCGCTGTCGTACGTCCTGCTCACCCGGCAGCGCGACGCCGCCGCGCTGCACCTCGCGACGCGCGCCGAGCGACGCCGCGCCGGCGCGGGCCTGGGGGCGCGTGCCCGCGCGGACGCGGACGCAGAGGACGCCGAGATCCACCGCTCGCCCTCGCCGCACGACAGCGACGCGTAG
- the ccsB gene encoding c-type cytochrome biogenesis protein CcsB, which translates to MTVAELSDLFVWSAATALTIALVAYAVELARITDVARAASEARTHVAVGAGASAPAAPSGPTTSRADAPARGRAAGIARSTLVLGTLLLLVAIVLRGIAAGRWPTANMYEFTVVGTFCATTALVVVQRRRPIAFVGVVVTGIAVLALVLALNTLHVQADAVQPALQRYWLVIHVGVAIIATGIFTVAFATAVLQVLRDGRAAGRSRLAQPWSRLDGVRQAFRGVRVTGPAFAWLEQVPDARRLEAMSFRLHAVGFVLWTFTLIGGAIWAEEAWGRYWGWDPKEVGTFVAWVVYAAYLHARTTRGWAGRRAAFIAFVGYAAVIANFTVVNLFIDGKHSYSGL; encoded by the coding sequence ATGACCGTCGCCGAGCTGAGCGACCTGTTCGTGTGGTCGGCCGCGACCGCGCTGACGATCGCGCTGGTCGCGTACGCCGTCGAGCTCGCGCGCATCACCGACGTGGCGCGCGCGGCGAGCGAGGCGCGCACGCACGTCGCCGTCGGTGCCGGCGCGTCCGCACCCGCCGCGCCGTCGGGACCGACGACGTCGCGGGCCGACGCCCCGGCACGGGGCCGCGCGGCGGGCATCGCGCGCTCGACGCTCGTGCTCGGCACGCTCCTGCTGCTCGTCGCGATCGTGCTGCGCGGGATCGCCGCGGGGCGCTGGCCGACCGCCAACATGTACGAGTTCACGGTCGTCGGCACGTTCTGCGCCACGACCGCGCTGGTCGTCGTGCAGCGCCGCCGGCCCATCGCGTTCGTCGGCGTCGTCGTGACGGGCATCGCCGTCCTCGCGCTCGTGCTCGCGCTGAACACGCTGCACGTGCAGGCCGACGCCGTGCAGCCCGCGCTGCAGCGGTACTGGCTCGTCATCCACGTCGGCGTCGCGATCATCGCGACCGGCATCTTCACCGTCGCGTTCGCGACGGCCGTGCTGCAGGTCCTGCGGGACGGCCGCGCGGCGGGACGGTCACGCCTGGCGCAGCCGTGGAGCCGGCTCGACGGCGTCCGCCAGGCGTTCCGCGGCGTGCGCGTCACGGGTCCCGCGTTCGCGTGGCTCGAGCAGGTCCCCGACGCGCGCCGCCTCGAGGCGATGTCGTTCCGGCTGCACGCGGTCGGCTTCGTGCTGTGGACGTTCACGCTCATCGGCGGCGCGATCTGGGCCGAGGAGGCCTGGGGCCGGTACTGGGGCTGGGACCCCAAGGAGGTCGGCACGTTCGTCGCCTGGGTCGTCTACGCCGCGTACCTGCACGCCCGCACCACGCGCGGCTGGGCCGGGCGCCGGGCGGCGTTCATCGCCTTCGTCGGCTACGCGGCCGTGATCGCCAACTTCACGGTCGTCAACCTGTTCATCGACGGCAAGCACTCGTACTCGGGGCTCTGA